Proteins from a single region of Ziziphus jujuba cultivar Dongzao chromosome 1, ASM3175591v1:
- the LOC107428531 gene encoding tRNAse Z TRZ4, mitochondrial isoform X11, with protein MYVLLPESAKVETKNCQCRRLRLLGLTKEKGRWAEIRAVSPRPGSSILSMPHAMYRYWGLEWILRIHHLQCCVSLTTKDLSLMLGRDCNVSVQSIRLSCQRNCRWTSRLAVDFGWHGERGNFFADVLKVNIWDPSDLKYLIDAMKSFIPNAAMVIKPSFQPMLSSIGTTMADQSGFTYSIVLIDDEIVKISAILLQPSSPEESQPLNEELMMQYTSEEVLKQRMAHILNPINPKSKASAGKLCDMSVVYVCELPEIKGKFDPAKAVAFGLKPGPKYRELQLGNSVKSDLQNIMVHPSDVMGPSVPGPIVLLVDCPTESHLQELLSVQCLDSYYADFSGTPESSKVVTCIIHLSPASIVSTSNYQKWMERFGAAQHIMAGHERKNVEIPILKSTARITARLNYLCPQFFPASGFLSLRHLDCSEPGAIVSSEGSVLKLCKSISAKNLLKIL; from the exons ATGTATGTTTTGCTTCCAGAAAGCGCAAAGGTAGAGACGAAGAATTGTCAATGTAGGAGACTGCGTCTGTTGggtttaacaaaagaaaaagggcGGTGGGCAGAGATAAGAGCTGTAAGCCCAAGACCCGGCAGTTCAATCCTGTCAATGCCACATGCTATGTACAG ATATTGGGGACTGGAATGGATACTCAGGATACATCACCTTCAGTGTTGCGTTTCTTTGACAACCAAAGATTTATCTTTAATGCTGGGGAG GGATTGCAACGTTTCTGTACAGAGCATAAGACTAAGTTGTCAAAG AAACTGCAGGTGGACTTCCAG GCTTGCTGTTGACTTTGGCTGGCATGGGGAAAGAGGGAATTTCT TTGCTGATGTTTTGAAGGTTAATATATGGGATCCATCAGATCTCAAGTATTTAATTGATGCCATGAAATCTTTCATCCCTAATGCTGCCATGGTTATCAAACCGAGCTTTCAGCCCATGCTTAGCTCTATTGGGACCACTATGGCTGATCAAAGTGGCTTTACATATTCTATTGTTCTTATTGATGATGAGATTGTTAAAATTTCGGCAATTCTTCTACAACCAAGTTCACCAGAAGAGTCTCAGCCCTTGAATGAAGAATTGATGATGCAGTATACATCAGAAGAGGTTCTTAAACAGAGGATGGCTCATATTTTGAATCCCATTAATCCCAAGAGTAAAGCATCAGCAGGAAAGCTTTGTGACATGTCTGTGGTTTATGTTTGTGAATTGCCTGAGATTAAGGGCAAATTTGATCCAGCAAAAGCTGTAGCCTTTGGTCTTAAACCTGGACCAAAGTATCGTGAACTGCAACTTGGAAATTCGGTGAAGTCAGATCTCCAAAATATCATG GTTCATCCAAGTGATGTAATGGGCCCTTCTGTTCCTGGTCCAATTGTATTACTTGTTGATTGCCCCACAGAATCTCATTTGCAGGAGTTGTTGTCCGTCCAATGTCTCGATAGTTATTATGCAGATTTCTCGGGTACCCCTGAGAGTTCTAAGGTGGTCACCTGTATCATCCATTTGAGTCCTGCATCTATAGTTAGCACTTCAAACTACCAAAAATGGATGGAGAGATTTGGTGCAGCACAGCATATCATGGCTGGACATGAAAG GAAGAATGTCGAGATACCAATTCTGAAATCCACTGCAAGAATTACGGCACGGCTTAACTATTTATGTCCCCAGTTCTTTCCAGCTTCAGGTTTTTTGTCCCTTAGGCACCTTGATTGCTCAGAACCGGGAGCCATTGTGTCAAGTGAGGGTT CTGTTCTAAAGCTTTGTAAAAGCATTTCTGCGAAAAATCTTCTTAAG ATATTGTAG
- the LOC107428531 gene encoding tRNAse Z TRZ4, mitochondrial isoform X3, with the protein MYVLLPESAKVETKNCQCRRLRLLGLTKEKGRWAEIRAVSPRPGSSILSMPHAMYRYWGLEWILRIHHLQCCVSLTTKDLSLMLGRDCNVSVQSIRLSCQRLAVDFGWHGERGNFFADVLKVNIWDPSDLKYLIDAMKSFIPNAAMVIKPSFQPMLSSIGTTMADQSGFTYSIVLIDDEIVKISAILLQPSSPEESQPLNEELMMQYTSEEVLKQRMAHILNPINPKSKASAGKLCDMSVVYVCELPEIKGKFDPAKAVAFGLKPGPKYRELQLGNSVKSDLQNIMVHPSDVMGPSVPGPIVLLVDCPTESHLQELLSVQCLDSYYADFSGTPESSKVVTCIIHLSPASIVSTSNYQKWMERFGAAQHIMAGHERKNVEIPILKSTARITARLNYLCPQFFPASGFLSLRHLDCSEPGAIVSSEGSVLKLCKSISAKNLLKATFEDDMLDEAIARHHSTTKEAIEVGNSCRAYRIILTHFSQRYPKIPEFDETHMHNTCIAFDMMSVNIADLPVLPKVLPFFKLLFRNETMLDDSDDITDTVNDES; encoded by the exons ATGTATGTTTTGCTTCCAGAAAGCGCAAAGGTAGAGACGAAGAATTGTCAATGTAGGAGACTGCGTCTGTTGggtttaacaaaagaaaaagggcGGTGGGCAGAGATAAGAGCTGTAAGCCCAAGACCCGGCAGTTCAATCCTGTCAATGCCACATGCTATGTACAG ATATTGGGGACTGGAATGGATACTCAGGATACATCACCTTCAGTGTTGCGTTTCTTTGACAACCAAAGATTTATCTTTAATGCTGGGGAG GGATTGCAACGTTTCTGTACAGAGCATAAGACTAAGTTGTCAAAG GCTTGCTGTTGACTTTGGCTGGCATGGGGAAAGAGGGAATTTCT TTGCTGATGTTTTGAAGGTTAATATATGGGATCCATCAGATCTCAAGTATTTAATTGATGCCATGAAATCTTTCATCCCTAATGCTGCCATGGTTATCAAACCGAGCTTTCAGCCCATGCTTAGCTCTATTGGGACCACTATGGCTGATCAAAGTGGCTTTACATATTCTATTGTTCTTATTGATGATGAGATTGTTAAAATTTCGGCAATTCTTCTACAACCAAGTTCACCAGAAGAGTCTCAGCCCTTGAATGAAGAATTGATGATGCAGTATACATCAGAAGAGGTTCTTAAACAGAGGATGGCTCATATTTTGAATCCCATTAATCCCAAGAGTAAAGCATCAGCAGGAAAGCTTTGTGACATGTCTGTGGTTTATGTTTGTGAATTGCCTGAGATTAAGGGCAAATTTGATCCAGCAAAAGCTGTAGCCTTTGGTCTTAAACCTGGACCAAAGTATCGTGAACTGCAACTTGGAAATTCGGTGAAGTCAGATCTCCAAAATATCATG GTTCATCCAAGTGATGTAATGGGCCCTTCTGTTCCTGGTCCAATTGTATTACTTGTTGATTGCCCCACAGAATCTCATTTGCAGGAGTTGTTGTCCGTCCAATGTCTCGATAGTTATTATGCAGATTTCTCGGGTACCCCTGAGAGTTCTAAGGTGGTCACCTGTATCATCCATTTGAGTCCTGCATCTATAGTTAGCACTTCAAACTACCAAAAATGGATGGAGAGATTTGGTGCAGCACAGCATATCATGGCTGGACATGAAAG GAAGAATGTCGAGATACCAATTCTGAAATCCACTGCAAGAATTACGGCACGGCTTAACTATTTATGTCCCCAGTTCTTTCCAGCTTCAGGTTTTTTGTCCCTTAGGCACCTTGATTGCTCAGAACCGGGAGCCATTGTGTCAAGTGAGGGTT CTGTTCTAAAGCTTTGTAAAAGCATTTCTGCGAAAAATCTTCTTAAG GCAACTTTTGAGGATGACATGTTGGATGAGGCTATAGCAAGACATCACAGCACAACAAAGGAAGCCATAGAAGTAGGGAACTCTTGTAGAGCATACCGTATAATTCTTACCCATTTCAGCCAACGATATCCAAAAATTCCTGAATTTGATGAGACACACATGCATAATACATGTATTGCATTTGACATGATGAGTGTCAACATAGCAGATTTGCCTGTGCTTCCAAAAGTACTTCCATTTTTTAAGCTGCTTTTTAGAAATGAGACAATGTTGGACGATTCAGATGATATTACAGATACTGTGAATGATGAATCTTAA
- the LOC107428531 gene encoding tRNAse Z TRZ4, mitochondrial isoform X2, whose protein sequence is MYVLLPESAKVETKNCQCRRLRLLGLTKEKGRWAEIRAVSPRPGSSILSMPHAMYRYWGLEWILRIHHLQCCVSLTTKDLSLMLGRDCNVSVQSIRLSCQRWTSRLAVDFGWHGERGNFFADVLKVNIWDPSDLKYLIDAMKSFIPNAAMVIKPSFQPMLSSIGTTMADQSGFTYSIVLIDDEIVKISAILLQPSSPEESQPLNEELMMQYTSEEVLKQRMAHILNPINPKSKASAGKLCDMSVVYVCELPEIKGKFDPAKAVAFGLKPGPKYRELQLGNSVKSDLQNIMVHPSDVMGPSVPGPIVLLVDCPTESHLQELLSVQCLDSYYADFSGTPESSKVVTCIIHLSPASIVSTSNYQKWMERFGAAQHIMAGHERKNVEIPILKSTARITARLNYLCPQFFPASGFLSLRHLDCSEPGAIVSSEGSVLKLCKSISAKNLLKATFEDDMLDEAIARHHSTTKEAIEVGNSCRAYRIILTHFSQRYPKIPEFDETHMHNTCIAFDMMSVNIADLPVLPKVLPFFKLLFRNETMLDDSDDITDTVNDES, encoded by the exons ATGTATGTTTTGCTTCCAGAAAGCGCAAAGGTAGAGACGAAGAATTGTCAATGTAGGAGACTGCGTCTGTTGggtttaacaaaagaaaaagggcGGTGGGCAGAGATAAGAGCTGTAAGCCCAAGACCCGGCAGTTCAATCCTGTCAATGCCACATGCTATGTACAG ATATTGGGGACTGGAATGGATACTCAGGATACATCACCTTCAGTGTTGCGTTTCTTTGACAACCAAAGATTTATCTTTAATGCTGGGGAG GGATTGCAACGTTTCTGTACAGAGCATAAGACTAAGTTGTCAAAG GTGGACTTCCAG GCTTGCTGTTGACTTTGGCTGGCATGGGGAAAGAGGGAATTTCT TTGCTGATGTTTTGAAGGTTAATATATGGGATCCATCAGATCTCAAGTATTTAATTGATGCCATGAAATCTTTCATCCCTAATGCTGCCATGGTTATCAAACCGAGCTTTCAGCCCATGCTTAGCTCTATTGGGACCACTATGGCTGATCAAAGTGGCTTTACATATTCTATTGTTCTTATTGATGATGAGATTGTTAAAATTTCGGCAATTCTTCTACAACCAAGTTCACCAGAAGAGTCTCAGCCCTTGAATGAAGAATTGATGATGCAGTATACATCAGAAGAGGTTCTTAAACAGAGGATGGCTCATATTTTGAATCCCATTAATCCCAAGAGTAAAGCATCAGCAGGAAAGCTTTGTGACATGTCTGTGGTTTATGTTTGTGAATTGCCTGAGATTAAGGGCAAATTTGATCCAGCAAAAGCTGTAGCCTTTGGTCTTAAACCTGGACCAAAGTATCGTGAACTGCAACTTGGAAATTCGGTGAAGTCAGATCTCCAAAATATCATG GTTCATCCAAGTGATGTAATGGGCCCTTCTGTTCCTGGTCCAATTGTATTACTTGTTGATTGCCCCACAGAATCTCATTTGCAGGAGTTGTTGTCCGTCCAATGTCTCGATAGTTATTATGCAGATTTCTCGGGTACCCCTGAGAGTTCTAAGGTGGTCACCTGTATCATCCATTTGAGTCCTGCATCTATAGTTAGCACTTCAAACTACCAAAAATGGATGGAGAGATTTGGTGCAGCACAGCATATCATGGCTGGACATGAAAG GAAGAATGTCGAGATACCAATTCTGAAATCCACTGCAAGAATTACGGCACGGCTTAACTATTTATGTCCCCAGTTCTTTCCAGCTTCAGGTTTTTTGTCCCTTAGGCACCTTGATTGCTCAGAACCGGGAGCCATTGTGTCAAGTGAGGGTT CTGTTCTAAAGCTTTGTAAAAGCATTTCTGCGAAAAATCTTCTTAAG GCAACTTTTGAGGATGACATGTTGGATGAGGCTATAGCAAGACATCACAGCACAACAAAGGAAGCCATAGAAGTAGGGAACTCTTGTAGAGCATACCGTATAATTCTTACCCATTTCAGCCAACGATATCCAAAAATTCCTGAATTTGATGAGACACACATGCATAATACATGTATTGCATTTGACATGATGAGTGTCAACATAGCAGATTTGCCTGTGCTTCCAAAAGTACTTCCATTTTTTAAGCTGCTTTTTAGAAATGAGACAATGTTGGACGATTCAGATGATATTACAGATACTGTGAATGATGAATCTTAA
- the LOC107428531 gene encoding tRNAse Z TRZ4, mitochondrial isoform X12, translating to MYVLLPESAKVETKNCQCRRLRLLGLTKEKGRWAEIRAVSPRPGSSILSMPHAMYRYWGLEWILRIHHLQCCVSLTTKDLSLMLGRDCNVSVQSIRLSCQRNCRWTSRLAVDFGWHGERGNFFADVLKVNIWDPSDLKYLIDAMKSFIPNAAMVIKPSFQPMLSSIGTTMADQSGFTYSIVLIDDEIVKISAILLQPSSPEESQPLNEELMMQYTSEEVLKQRMAHILNPINPKSKASAGKLCDMSVVYVCELPEIKGKFDPAKAVAFGLKPGPKYRELQLGNSVKSDLQNIMVHPSDVMGPSVPGPIVLLVDCPTESHLQELLSVQCLDSYYADFSGTPESSKVVTCIIHLSPASIVSTSNYQKWMERFGAAQHIMAGHERKNVEIPILKSTARITARLNYLCPQFFPASGFLSLRHLDCSEPGAIVSRFCSKAL from the exons ATGTATGTTTTGCTTCCAGAAAGCGCAAAGGTAGAGACGAAGAATTGTCAATGTAGGAGACTGCGTCTGTTGggtttaacaaaagaaaaagggcGGTGGGCAGAGATAAGAGCTGTAAGCCCAAGACCCGGCAGTTCAATCCTGTCAATGCCACATGCTATGTACAG ATATTGGGGACTGGAATGGATACTCAGGATACATCACCTTCAGTGTTGCGTTTCTTTGACAACCAAAGATTTATCTTTAATGCTGGGGAG GGATTGCAACGTTTCTGTACAGAGCATAAGACTAAGTTGTCAAAG AAACTGCAGGTGGACTTCCAG GCTTGCTGTTGACTTTGGCTGGCATGGGGAAAGAGGGAATTTCT TTGCTGATGTTTTGAAGGTTAATATATGGGATCCATCAGATCTCAAGTATTTAATTGATGCCATGAAATCTTTCATCCCTAATGCTGCCATGGTTATCAAACCGAGCTTTCAGCCCATGCTTAGCTCTATTGGGACCACTATGGCTGATCAAAGTGGCTTTACATATTCTATTGTTCTTATTGATGATGAGATTGTTAAAATTTCGGCAATTCTTCTACAACCAAGTTCACCAGAAGAGTCTCAGCCCTTGAATGAAGAATTGATGATGCAGTATACATCAGAAGAGGTTCTTAAACAGAGGATGGCTCATATTTTGAATCCCATTAATCCCAAGAGTAAAGCATCAGCAGGAAAGCTTTGTGACATGTCTGTGGTTTATGTTTGTGAATTGCCTGAGATTAAGGGCAAATTTGATCCAGCAAAAGCTGTAGCCTTTGGTCTTAAACCTGGACCAAAGTATCGTGAACTGCAACTTGGAAATTCGGTGAAGTCAGATCTCCAAAATATCATG GTTCATCCAAGTGATGTAATGGGCCCTTCTGTTCCTGGTCCAATTGTATTACTTGTTGATTGCCCCACAGAATCTCATTTGCAGGAGTTGTTGTCCGTCCAATGTCTCGATAGTTATTATGCAGATTTCTCGGGTACCCCTGAGAGTTCTAAGGTGGTCACCTGTATCATCCATTTGAGTCCTGCATCTATAGTTAGCACTTCAAACTACCAAAAATGGATGGAGAGATTTGGTGCAGCACAGCATATCATGGCTGGACATGAAAG GAAGAATGTCGAGATACCAATTCTGAAATCCACTGCAAGAATTACGGCACGGCTTAACTATTTATGTCCCCAGTTCTTTCCAGCTTCAGGTTTTTTGTCCCTTAGGCACCTTGATTGCTCAGAACCGGGAGCCATTGTGTCAA GGTTCTGTTCTAAAGCTTTGTAA
- the LOC107428531 gene encoding tRNAse Z TRZ4, mitochondrial isoform X8: MYVLLPESAKVETKNCQCRRLRLLGLTKEKGRWAEIRAVSPRPGSSILSMPHAMYRYWGLEWILRIHHLQCCVSLTTKDLSLMLGRDCNVSVQSIRLSCQRNCRWTSRLAVDFGWHGERGNFFADVLKVNIWDPSDLKYLIDAMKSFIPNAAMVIKPSFQPMLSSIGTTMADQSGFTYSIVLIDDEIVKISAILLQPSSPEESQPLNEELMMQYTSEEVLKQRMAHILNPINPKSKASAGKLCDMSVVYVCELPEIKGKFDPAKAVAFGLKPGPKYRELQLGNSVKSDLQNIMVHPSDVMGPSVPGPIVLLVDCPTESHLQELLSVQCLDSYYADFSGTPESSKVVTCIIHLSPASIVSTSNYQKWMERFGAAQHIMAGHERKNVEIPILKSTARITARLNYLCPQFFPASGFLSLRHLDCSEPGAIVSSEGSVLKLCKSISAKNLLKPYSLLANGLPCVLMLIWDWISLVYQVRWLLQKSLMSYYLRFQIL, encoded by the exons ATGTATGTTTTGCTTCCAGAAAGCGCAAAGGTAGAGACGAAGAATTGTCAATGTAGGAGACTGCGTCTGTTGggtttaacaaaagaaaaagggcGGTGGGCAGAGATAAGAGCTGTAAGCCCAAGACCCGGCAGTTCAATCCTGTCAATGCCACATGCTATGTACAG ATATTGGGGACTGGAATGGATACTCAGGATACATCACCTTCAGTGTTGCGTTTCTTTGACAACCAAAGATTTATCTTTAATGCTGGGGAG GGATTGCAACGTTTCTGTACAGAGCATAAGACTAAGTTGTCAAAG AAACTGCAGGTGGACTTCCAG GCTTGCTGTTGACTTTGGCTGGCATGGGGAAAGAGGGAATTTCT TTGCTGATGTTTTGAAGGTTAATATATGGGATCCATCAGATCTCAAGTATTTAATTGATGCCATGAAATCTTTCATCCCTAATGCTGCCATGGTTATCAAACCGAGCTTTCAGCCCATGCTTAGCTCTATTGGGACCACTATGGCTGATCAAAGTGGCTTTACATATTCTATTGTTCTTATTGATGATGAGATTGTTAAAATTTCGGCAATTCTTCTACAACCAAGTTCACCAGAAGAGTCTCAGCCCTTGAATGAAGAATTGATGATGCAGTATACATCAGAAGAGGTTCTTAAACAGAGGATGGCTCATATTTTGAATCCCATTAATCCCAAGAGTAAAGCATCAGCAGGAAAGCTTTGTGACATGTCTGTGGTTTATGTTTGTGAATTGCCTGAGATTAAGGGCAAATTTGATCCAGCAAAAGCTGTAGCCTTTGGTCTTAAACCTGGACCAAAGTATCGTGAACTGCAACTTGGAAATTCGGTGAAGTCAGATCTCCAAAATATCATG GTTCATCCAAGTGATGTAATGGGCCCTTCTGTTCCTGGTCCAATTGTATTACTTGTTGATTGCCCCACAGAATCTCATTTGCAGGAGTTGTTGTCCGTCCAATGTCTCGATAGTTATTATGCAGATTTCTCGGGTACCCCTGAGAGTTCTAAGGTGGTCACCTGTATCATCCATTTGAGTCCTGCATCTATAGTTAGCACTTCAAACTACCAAAAATGGATGGAGAGATTTGGTGCAGCACAGCATATCATGGCTGGACATGAAAG GAAGAATGTCGAGATACCAATTCTGAAATCCACTGCAAGAATTACGGCACGGCTTAACTATTTATGTCCCCAGTTCTTTCCAGCTTCAGGTTTTTTGTCCCTTAGGCACCTTGATTGCTCAGAACCGGGAGCCATTGTGTCAAGTGAGGGTT CTGTTCTAAAGCTTTGTAAAAGCATTTCTGCGAAAAATCTTCTTAAG CCATATTCTCTTCTTGCAAATGGTTTACCTTGCGTCCTTATGCTCATCTGGGATTGGATAAGTCTTGTATACCAAGTTCGGTGGCTCCTTCAGAAATCATTGATGAGTTACTATCTGAGATTCCAGATATTGTAG